The following are encoded together in the Novipirellula galeiformis genome:
- a CDS encoding efflux RND transporter periplasmic adaptor subunit, translating into MSKRWVKARRFGWRLFQLVLLAAVIGGAVYWMKFSPIPVAEHPVERGRIVSEVMGTGTLEARVEATISPKISGRIKRVLSDQGERVVEDDLLVELDDEELQQQVAIADANVAASRAAIARLMADKDRATAAYTQAKSSHDRNEKLAVQSAVSQDELDRSSEALAVALTGISRAEAAIMEGQKELVAAEKTLDYHRARLEDCHIHAPFDGMIVSRNRELGDVVVPGTSIMRLISLDQIWVSAWVDETEMAKLDAEQPARIVFRSDPSQAYTGKVVRLGIETDRETREFIVDIDALELPKNWAVGQRADAYIEVARKDDVVRLLGDLIVNRDGHTGVFIVVNHRAVWRPVMIGLRNRNAVEVVDGLQPGDVVITPTNRSDVLNHGRKVVSQ; encoded by the coding sequence ATGAGCAAACGTTGGGTAAAGGCGAGACGTTTTGGATGGCGTTTGTTTCAACTTGTGCTGCTCGCGGCGGTCATCGGTGGAGCGGTGTATTGGATGAAGTTTTCGCCGATCCCCGTGGCTGAACATCCGGTCGAGCGTGGAAGAATCGTGTCGGAAGTCATGGGCACGGGAACACTTGAAGCTCGCGTCGAAGCGACGATCAGCCCGAAGATTTCGGGTCGCATCAAACGCGTGTTGTCCGATCAAGGGGAACGGGTTGTCGAAGACGATTTACTCGTCGAACTTGACGACGAAGAGCTACAACAGCAAGTAGCGATTGCAGACGCGAACGTCGCCGCATCGCGAGCCGCCATTGCGAGATTGATGGCTGACAAAGACCGAGCGACGGCTGCCTACACTCAGGCGAAGAGCAGCCACGATCGCAACGAGAAACTAGCGGTGCAGAGCGCGGTCAGCCAAGACGAACTCGATCGATCCTCGGAGGCACTCGCCGTTGCACTCACGGGGATATCACGAGCGGAAGCCGCCATCATGGAAGGACAAAAAGAACTCGTCGCAGCCGAGAAGACACTTGATTATCACCGAGCGAGATTAGAAGATTGCCATATCCATGCGCCGTTTGACGGAATGATCGTCAGCCGCAATCGCGAGCTAGGCGACGTCGTTGTACCGGGAACGTCGATCATGCGACTCATTTCGTTAGACCAGATTTGGGTCAGCGCCTGGGTCGACGAAACCGAAATGGCCAAGCTTGACGCGGAGCAACCCGCGCGGATTGTTTTTCGCTCGGACCCGTCACAAGCTTACACCGGCAAGGTCGTTCGCCTTGGCATAGAGACGGATCGTGAAACACGCGAGTTCATCGTTGATATCGATGCTCTCGAGCTGCCGAAGAACTGGGCCGTCGGTCAGCGCGCAGATGCCTATATCGAAGTTGCACGGAAAGACGATGTTGTTCGATTGTTAGGCGACTTGATCGTCAATCGTGATGGTCATACCGGTGTGTTTATCGTCGTGAATCATCGAGCGGTATGGCGTCCTGTTATGATCGGCCTTCGCAATCGTAATGCCGTTGAAGTCGTCGACGGCTTGCAGCCCGGCGACGTTGTCATAACCCCGACGAATCGAAGCGACGTTTTGAATCATGGACGCAAGGTTGTCAGTCAATGA
- a CDS encoding rhodanese-like domain-containing protein: METITVHQLKQLQEQGSHVDLIDVRMPTEFREVHAERAQNFPLDSLDPEAITAARNGQSNEPLYVICKSGNRSGKAVEKFLGAGITNVVNVDGGTTAWIEAGLPVVRGKKAVSLERQVRILAGLLVLVGAVLGYFVHPAFNGLSGFIGAGLMFAGITDTCGMGMMLSKMPWNRCGDTGSCPF; this comes from the coding sequence ATGGAAACCATTACCGTCCATCAGCTCAAGCAGCTTCAAGAGCAAGGTAGTCACGTCGATTTGATTGACGTGCGGATGCCCACGGAGTTCCGTGAAGTTCACGCGGAGCGAGCCCAAAACTTTCCACTCGACTCACTTGACCCCGAGGCGATCACCGCTGCTCGAAACGGGCAATCCAACGAGCCGCTCTATGTCATTTGCAAAAGCGGCAACCGTTCGGGCAAGGCCGTTGAGAAGTTCCTCGGCGCGGGAATCACCAATGTGGTCAACGTCGACGGTGGAACAACCGCCTGGATCGAAGCCGGCTTGCCGGTGGTGCGTGGCAAGAAGGCGGTTTCGCTGGAACGCCAAGTTCGAATCTTGGCCGGATTGCTGGTGTTGGTCGGAGCGGTGCTGGGATACTTCGTTCATCCAGCATTCAACGGTCTGTCGGGATTCATTGGAGCCGGTCTGATGTTTGCAGGGATCACTGACACATGTGGCATGGGCATGATGCTATCGAAGATGCCCTGGAATCGCTGCGGAGATACAGGATCATGTCCTTTCTAA
- a CDS encoding sulfite exporter TauE/SafE family protein has product MSFLTILFGTLVGFALGMTGGGGGVFAVPLLVYGLDVPPREAVGISLASVGGTALFGAVPKLIRGEIEVRTGVLFAVAGMIGAPLGTYLSTLVPDSVLLVMFAALMLIVAQRMWAKSTNPSIPSGVCNTESNVDRDRSACQRDEDGKLRLTSNCVRLLVAVGLVTGVLSGMFGVGGGFVIVPALVLFSGMAIHRAVGTSLFVIVWISISGVTSHLIGGNELSIETAFLFLVGGSVGMWLGNLVAKRLNGSTLQKAFSVAVVLVAAFVIFKSVAL; this is encoded by the coding sequence ATGTCCTTTCTAACCATTCTGTTCGGCACCCTCGTCGGCTTTGCACTTGGCATGACCGGTGGCGGAGGCGGCGTGTTTGCGGTGCCATTGCTGGTCTACGGGTTAGACGTCCCACCGCGAGAAGCGGTGGGCATTTCGCTGGCGTCGGTCGGCGGAACGGCGTTGTTTGGGGCGGTGCCGAAATTGATACGTGGTGAGATCGAGGTGCGGACCGGTGTGCTATTCGCGGTCGCGGGGATGATCGGCGCGCCGTTGGGCACGTACCTCTCCACTCTTGTGCCGGACAGCGTGCTGCTGGTGATGTTTGCCGCGTTGATGTTGATCGTCGCGCAGCGGATGTGGGCAAAGTCCACAAACCCAAGTATCCCAAGTGGCGTATGCAACACCGAATCAAATGTCGATCGGGACCGCAGCGCATGCCAACGCGATGAAGATGGCAAACTTCGCCTGACTTCCAATTGTGTTCGGCTATTGGTCGCGGTTGGTCTAGTGACCGGTGTGTTGTCCGGCATGTTTGGCGTTGGTGGCGGGTTCGTGATTGTGCCCGCCTTAGTACTTTTCAGTGGGATGGCGATCCATCGAGCGGTCGGCACGTCGTTGTTCGTGATCGTGTGGATCAGTATCAGCGGAGTGACGTCCCACTTGATTGGCGGAAATGAACTGTCGATCGAGACGGCGTTCCTCTTCCTTGTCGGAGGCTCTGTGGGCATGTGGCTTGGCAATTTGGTCGCGAAGCGATTGAACGGTTCGACGCTCCAAAAAGCCTTTTCGGTCGCGGTCGTGTTGGTGGCGGCGTTCGTAATTTTCAAATCAGTTGCTTTGTAA
- a CDS encoding c-type heme family protein: protein MNRLLLSMFVLLVATSLPNSILAQQGQRGGHGPGFDGGRGPGGGQGMGRGMGRGPNAMAGMQEDMTTLHSMFANRAKIKRTVTNLPDGAETLTESDDERIASMIRAHVPAMEDRVLANTPLPPMTFHPIFVALIKHADDYSLTYEETAKGMKVRYTSEDPYVVMLVQEHAKLVSRFIKNGMQEIHRPYTLPKLTPPSGDLKGDRGGQALMSRKRKMVAEQAKDALFAKLSARLAEVMQSSGAAAAIDVCSNEALKIAGTIGEEHGVSIGRTSFKLRNPANRPRDWVKPFVDKRSDTPQFLPLDNGNLGALFPIHLKVKCLMCHGHPDDILDEVKSELTKRYPNDEATGFKLDELRGWFWVEVPATDAVL, encoded by the coding sequence ATGAATCGATTACTGTTATCAATGTTCGTTTTGCTGGTAGCGACTTCACTGCCTAACTCAATTCTCGCTCAACAAGGCCAGCGAGGAGGGCACGGCCCAGGATTCGACGGTGGACGTGGTCCCGGCGGTGGTCAAGGCATGGGCCGCGGCATGGGACGTGGACCTAACGCGATGGCCGGAATGCAGGAAGACATGACAACGCTGCATTCGATGTTTGCAAATCGTGCCAAGATCAAACGAACGGTGACCAACCTGCCCGATGGCGCGGAAACACTGACGGAGTCCGACGACGAACGAATCGCCAGTATGATTCGAGCCCATGTCCCGGCGATGGAAGACCGTGTTCTCGCAAACACCCCGTTACCCCCGATGACGTTCCATCCGATTTTTGTCGCACTCATCAAACACGCCGACGACTATTCTTTGACCTACGAAGAAACGGCGAAAGGGATGAAGGTCAGATACACGTCCGAAGATCCCTACGTTGTGATGTTGGTTCAAGAGCACGCGAAGCTTGTTAGCCGGTTTATCAAGAACGGGATGCAGGAGATTCACAGGCCGTACACGCTCCCTAAGCTGACTCCGCCGTCTGGCGACCTTAAAGGGGATCGCGGCGGGCAAGCTTTGATGTCGCGCAAACGGAAAATGGTTGCCGAGCAAGCAAAGGATGCACTCTTTGCGAAACTGTCGGCAAGATTGGCGGAGGTCATGCAGTCCAGCGGCGCTGCAGCGGCGATTGATGTGTGCAGTAACGAAGCTCTGAAAATTGCCGGGACGATCGGCGAAGAACACGGCGTTAGCATCGGCCGGACCTCGTTCAAACTTCGCAATCCCGCCAACCGTCCTCGCGACTGGGTAAAGCCATTTGTGGATAAACGATCCGACACGCCGCAATTCCTACCGCTCGACAATGGAAACTTGGGGGCACTCTTCCCCATTCATCTGAAGGTCAAGTGTTTGATGTGTCATGGCCATCCAGACGACATTCTGGACGAGGTGAAATCGGAACTTACTAAACGCTATCCCAACGACGAGGCAACAGGTTTCAAGCTTGATGAGCTTCGAGGTTGGTTCTGGGTGGAAGTACCAGCGACCGACGCGGTATTATGA
- a CDS encoding ArsR/SmtB family transcription factor, with protein MAVKTSKKKPVGSPAAFAQAAECLKTLAHPVRLRMVQLLLHGRYTVGELAEDCQIVENLASEHLRLLQRCGFLSREQEGRRVYYQVAEPHLEKLMACVESRFLR; from the coding sequence ATGGCTGTAAAAACAAGTAAGAAGAAACCTGTGGGGAGTCCGGCAGCGTTCGCGCAAGCAGCCGAGTGCCTGAAGACGCTTGCGCACCCTGTTCGTTTACGAATGGTCCAGCTTTTGCTTCATGGTCGGTACACGGTCGGCGAGTTGGCGGAAGACTGCCAGATCGTCGAGAACTTGGCATCCGAACACCTGCGGTTGCTACAGCGTTGTGGATTCCTGTCACGGGAACAGGAGGGCCGACGCGTCTACTACCAAGTCGCAGAACCTCATTTGGAAAAACTGATGGCGTGCGTTGAAAGCCGATTCCTCCGTTAG
- a CDS encoding ABC transporter permease, which translates to MNLAAKDIRHNLGRFALTTVGVGMLLMIVMGMGGIYRGIIADATLLIDTVGADLWIVQRDTRGPFAEISRVPSSLVDRAYTVPGVCLSREFVYHTIQRERDGEALRIAVLGLSWPTDKGDWIQLTDGRSLKQNHFEMIADKSLGLAVGEEIRLGKESYVVVGTTSNMISAGADGIGFFTVADAQAIQSDVPGEAVRLERASRYARGERSDLGTRQPALLDNSSKPAGELPPIPRAQISAVMVTVSPSADREQVANAIAGWGDVSVYTNAQEREFLLKGNVEKVRRQIGLFRVLLTIIAAIIMALILYTLTLDKIHSIALLKLIGAPNTVILSLIVQQALVLGVVGYGVAYLVGQRIFPMFPRRVILTNSDLIQLGFIVLGISVASSLLGIWKALHVSPNEALS; encoded by the coding sequence ATGAATTTGGCAGCCAAAGACATCCGCCACAATCTTGGGCGATTCGCATTGACAACGGTCGGTGTGGGAATGTTACTCATGATCGTCATGGGAATGGGTGGAATCTATCGAGGGATTATCGCCGACGCGACGCTGTTGATTGATACGGTCGGTGCAGACCTATGGATTGTCCAACGAGATACCAGAGGACCGTTTGCCGAGATCTCGCGAGTGCCTTCGAGTCTCGTTGATCGCGCCTACACCGTCCCTGGCGTTTGCCTCTCGCGAGAATTCGTGTATCACACCATTCAACGGGAGCGTGACGGAGAGGCATTGCGAATTGCGGTCCTGGGGTTGAGTTGGCCGACCGACAAGGGTGATTGGATTCAACTCACCGACGGAAGGTCATTGAAACAAAATCACTTTGAAATGATCGCTGACAAATCGCTAGGCTTGGCGGTTGGAGAAGAAATCAGACTTGGCAAAGAGTCCTATGTCGTTGTGGGCACGACAAGCAACATGATCAGCGCTGGCGCCGACGGAATCGGTTTCTTCACGGTCGCGGACGCCCAAGCGATCCAGTCGGACGTCCCCGGTGAGGCCGTGCGTCTTGAACGAGCGTCTCGATATGCTCGTGGGGAACGCAGTGATCTCGGCACAAGGCAACCGGCATTGCTTGACAACTCCTCCAAACCCGCGGGTGAGTTACCGCCGATCCCACGTGCCCAGATCAGCGCCGTAATGGTCACGGTTTCCCCCAGCGCGGATAGAGAGCAAGTCGCCAATGCAATCGCGGGCTGGGGCGATGTCTCTGTCTACACAAACGCTCAGGAACGAGAATTCCTGTTGAAAGGAAACGTCGAGAAAGTACGGCGTCAAATTGGTCTGTTTCGCGTGCTGCTAACCATCATTGCCGCCATCATCATGGCGTTGATTCTATACACACTTACGTTGGACAAAATTCACTCGATCGCATTGTTGAAGCTAATCGGGGCCCCGAATACGGTCATCTTGAGTTTGATCGTACAGCAAGCGCTGGTCCTAGGTGTTGTTGGATATGGAGTCGCCTATCTCGTTGGGCAACGAATTTTCCCGATGTTTCCCCGCCGCGTCATCCTGACGAATTCCGACCTCATTCAGCTCGGGTTTATCGTGCTTGGAATCTCGGTCGCATCGAGTTTGCTGGGGATTTGGAAAGCGTTGCACGTGTCCCCCAACGAGGCGTTGTCATGA
- a CDS encoding MBL fold metallo-hydrolase — protein sequence MLLKYFYDQKLAHASYMVGCQRTGVAVIVDPGRDVQQYLEMADREGVKITAVAETHIHADYVSGARELADRVGAKLYVSDEGPAEWKYHYVDQYDHQWLHDGDSFMIGNIKFDVLHTPGHTPESISFVLTDQGGGANQPMGIFTGDFVFVGSIGRPDLLEQAAGIANTAEPGARDLFQSSKRFKEMPDYLQVWPAHGAGSACGKGLGAIPSSTVGYEKRFNPALQYTEKEEFVKYILADQPEAPKYFAVMKRVNKEGPRILGEGHHHTMLDVSRLDEAVKDGTVVDLTPSSEYAKGHVPGTINIPLGMLAAWAGWLVDYDRPVYLICDAPQMEEAATVLHKIGIEEIVGTFDRTVVSSTGKASESYATGTPAELADSIQSGDVNLVDVRSDEEWIAGHIKNGSHHFLGRLRDTLDTLPRDKVTVVQCRSGGRSSIAASVLQANGLKNVVNLTGGYTAWKAEGLPSIKGQHAMSAT from the coding sequence ATGTTACTCAAATACTTCTACGATCAAAAACTAGCTCACGCATCCTACATGGTCGGTTGTCAGCGCACCGGCGTCGCAGTGATTGTCGATCCGGGACGTGACGTTCAGCAGTACTTGGAGATGGCGGATCGTGAAGGCGTGAAAATCACCGCTGTCGCGGAAACCCACATTCACGCGGACTACGTTTCGGGGGCACGTGAATTGGCGGATCGCGTTGGCGCGAAGCTGTACGTGTCCGATGAAGGCCCAGCCGAATGGAAATATCACTACGTGGACCAATATGATCATCAATGGTTGCATGACGGTGACTCGTTCATGATCGGTAACATCAAGTTTGATGTGCTACATACGCCGGGCCATACACCCGAAAGTATTTCCTTTGTGCTTACCGACCAAGGCGGTGGAGCCAACCAGCCGATGGGCATCTTTACGGGCGACTTTGTCTTTGTTGGTTCGATCGGCCGGCCAGACCTTTTGGAGCAGGCTGCGGGAATCGCTAATACGGCGGAACCCGGCGCGCGTGATCTCTTCCAATCCTCGAAGCGATTCAAGGAAATGCCTGACTACTTGCAGGTGTGGCCGGCTCACGGTGCGGGTAGCGCATGCGGCAAGGGACTTGGCGCGATTCCATCATCCACCGTTGGCTACGAAAAACGGTTCAACCCGGCGCTGCAGTACACCGAGAAAGAGGAGTTTGTCAAATACATTTTAGCGGACCAGCCCGAGGCCCCGAAGTACTTCGCGGTGATGAAACGCGTCAACAAGGAAGGCCCGCGGATTCTTGGCGAAGGCCATCATCACACGATGCTGGATGTCTCCAGGCTGGACGAAGCGGTGAAGGATGGCACGGTCGTCGATCTGACGCCTTCATCTGAATATGCCAAGGGGCATGTCCCCGGCACGATCAACATTCCATTGGGCATGCTGGCGGCATGGGCTGGTTGGCTAGTCGACTACGACCGTCCCGTCTATTTGATTTGCGATGCTCCGCAAATGGAAGAAGCCGCGACGGTATTGCACAAAATCGGTATCGAAGAAATCGTGGGCACGTTTGACCGCACGGTCGTATCCTCAACGGGCAAGGCGAGCGAGTCGTATGCCACCGGAACCCCAGCCGAGCTGGCCGATTCAATCCAGTCGGGCGACGTGAACTTAGTTGATGTTCGTTCGGATGAGGAATGGATAGCAGGCCATATCAAAAATGGTAGCCACCACTTTTTAGGCCGGCTAAGGGACACGCTTGATACCTTGCCACGAGACAAAGTCACAGTGGTGCAGTGTCGTAGCGGTGGGCGTTCATCGATCGCAGCGAGCGTACTACAGGCTAACGGTCTAAAGAACGTCGTGAACCTTACCGGCGGGTATACCGCGTGGAAAGCCGAAGGGCTACCAAGCATCAAGGGGCAACACGCGATGAGCGCCACGTGA
- a CDS encoding SLC13 family permease, producing the protein MTCVLLATIIAFVLDRFRLDVVAFVSLLSLLLTGILTPTEATAGFSNSLVLMIAGLFVVGGAILESGVADLAGRWLGRVGGTSTTRLTVTVMLASALLSAFLSSTGTVAVMLPVVLSLCRRAEVAPSKLLIPLAFAASLGGMLTLIGTPPNMVVNQELRDAGLEVFQFFSFAPAGILMLTLGIVFMCTIGTRLLPKQGTGAEDATQFQGFVSRPELIHSYGVGGQIREIRLPHGSTFAGRTLRDLELRTTFHVNVLAVSTPGARGPVVRKCNPDTLLQPGDTLFIKSSNEEATTNLIRQGQMELVASPASLPKEVHLAELIIPPRSEFVGRTVRDIDFFRMYGAMVLALQDRNKPVRTRTSDTPLGPGDTLLVAANASALKRLRKSRNNVLLVSEQEEQRESPLTPAARWVVVILIGMLVAMSTGIVANVTAVLVAAALMVIVGAFRGSNAYQSINWESIVMIASVMPLATALEKTGALDLVVGAIVERPGLTSPRTLLLLLFAVTSLLSQAISNTATSVLIAPLALELSDQLAVSPYPLLMGVALAASTAFSTPVASPINALVTGAGGYRFGDFLKVGVPLQFLILIATLSIVPYLFPFNP; encoded by the coding sequence GTGACTTGCGTTTTGCTGGCGACGATCATTGCATTCGTGCTTGACCGTTTCCGGCTCGACGTGGTTGCTTTCGTCTCTTTGTTGTCGCTTCTGCTCACGGGGATTCTCACCCCCACCGAAGCAACGGCGGGTTTCTCAAACTCGCTGGTCCTGATGATCGCGGGACTCTTTGTCGTTGGCGGTGCGATACTGGAATCCGGCGTCGCCGACCTCGCGGGCAGATGGTTAGGCCGAGTTGGTGGTACGTCCACGACCCGGCTAACCGTGACCGTGATGCTCGCCAGCGCGTTGTTATCCGCATTTCTTAGTTCGACCGGGACTGTAGCGGTGATGTTACCGGTCGTCTTAAGCCTCTGTCGCCGCGCTGAGGTCGCGCCTTCAAAGCTGCTGATCCCTCTCGCATTTGCCGCTTCACTTGGCGGCATGCTGACGTTAATTGGTACGCCACCAAACATGGTGGTGAATCAGGAACTACGCGATGCGGGGCTCGAAGTCTTCCAATTCTTTTCCTTTGCTCCTGCCGGAATTCTGATGCTGACCCTTGGCATCGTTTTCATGTGTACCATTGGCACACGTCTGCTCCCGAAACAAGGTACTGGGGCTGAGGATGCGACGCAATTTCAAGGATTCGTTTCACGTCCGGAGCTCATTCACAGCTACGGCGTCGGCGGTCAGATCCGCGAAATCAGACTCCCGCATGGATCGACCTTCGCAGGACGCACGCTACGCGACCTCGAGCTACGCACAACCTTTCACGTCAACGTGCTTGCGGTTTCCACGCCTGGTGCGCGGGGTCCGGTGGTGCGGAAATGCAACCCGGATACTCTTCTGCAACCCGGTGACACTTTGTTTATCAAGTCATCGAATGAAGAAGCCACTACAAACTTAATCCGCCAAGGCCAGATGGAGTTGGTTGCTTCCCCGGCGTCACTGCCCAAAGAAGTGCATTTGGCTGAGCTCATCATTCCTCCGCGGTCGGAATTTGTTGGCCGGACGGTGCGAGATATCGATTTCTTTCGCATGTATGGGGCGATGGTGCTCGCGCTACAAGATAGAAACAAGCCGGTCCGCACTCGGACGTCGGACACTCCTCTGGGGCCTGGCGACACGCTGCTAGTCGCCGCCAACGCAAGTGCGTTGAAGAGGCTAAGAAAATCGCGAAACAATGTTTTACTGGTCAGCGAACAAGAGGAACAGAGAGAGTCTCCACTTACTCCCGCCGCCCGCTGGGTCGTCGTCATCCTCATTGGAATGCTGGTTGCAATGAGTACTGGCATCGTTGCAAACGTGACGGCCGTTCTTGTCGCCGCGGCGTTGATGGTGATTGTGGGAGCGTTTCGTGGCTCCAACGCTTACCAGAGCATCAATTGGGAAAGCATCGTGATGATCGCATCTGTCATGCCGCTCGCAACTGCGTTGGAAAAGACCGGCGCACTCGACTTGGTGGTGGGGGCGATCGTGGAACGTCCCGGACTTACGAGTCCGAGAACGCTCTTGCTGCTGCTGTTCGCGGTCACGTCGCTACTGAGCCAAGCGATCTCCAATACCGCGACCAGCGTCTTGATTGCTCCCCTTGCACTCGAACTTTCCGACCAGCTTGCCGTTTCTCCCTACCCATTGCTGATGGGCGTTGCTTTGGCTGCGTCAACAGCATTTTCCACGCCCGTTGCATCACCGATCAACGCTTTGGTTACCGGAGCGGGAGGCTATCGTTTTGGTGATTTTTTAAAGGTGGGCGTGCCGCTTCAATTCCTGATTCTTATTGCCACACTGTCAATCGTGCCATATCTGTTTCCCTTCAATCCCTGA